The following are encoded together in the Variovorax sp. PBS-H4 genome:
- a CDS encoding RNA polymerase sigma factor, with protein sequence MDNDEVNQLLVRIGREDQAAFRQLYKAFSQRVYAYALNMLSDHARAEEVLVDTLYEVWRHPDRFRGDSQFSTWLIGIARRKALMVYRARRPDEVHADLEDIAEVTASDTPDGYAELAGKQRREGVQHCMGKLSDEHRECLHLVFYEGMGLAEVAEIQNCPEGTVKTRLFHARQKIKKCLQSLLRSEGSAPEGKGALAS encoded by the coding sequence ATGGACAACGACGAGGTCAACCAGCTGCTCGTACGCATCGGCCGCGAAGACCAGGCGGCGTTTCGCCAGCTCTACAAGGCGTTCAGCCAGCGGGTCTATGCCTATGCGCTCAACATGCTGAGCGACCACGCGCGGGCCGAGGAAGTGCTGGTGGACACGCTCTACGAGGTCTGGCGCCATCCCGATCGATTTCGGGGCGATTCGCAGTTTTCCACCTGGCTGATCGGGATCGCGCGGAGAAAGGCGCTGATGGTCTACCGCGCGCGCCGGCCCGACGAGGTGCATGCCGATCTCGAGGACATCGCCGAGGTCACCGCTTCGGACACGCCCGACGGCTACGCGGAACTGGCGGGCAAGCAGCGGCGCGAAGGCGTGCAACACTGCATGGGCAAGCTGTCGGACGAGCACCGCGAATGCCTGCACTTGGTCTTCTACGAAGGCATGGGGCTGGCCGAAGTGGCAGAGATACAGAACTGCCCGGAGGGCACCGTCAAGACGCGGCTGTTCCACGCCCGCCAGAAGATCAAGAAATGCCTGCAGTCCCTGCTGCGCAGCGAAGGAAGCGCGCCCGAAGGCAAGGGTGCCCTCGCCTCCTGA
- a CDS encoding IclR family transcriptional regulator yields MTDPLEEKPGRSPANRSLERGVEILRAFRPGSELLGNAELADRTGLSRSTVSRLTQTLVGTGLLHLDARRRAYRLAPAVLSLAHAMRSGSTILGIAAPKMRALAEARRINIGLAAPDRDEMVYLESIRYNRRVSLRSVVSGQRVPMELTSLGRAYLAVAPEPRRKALLALFRKRRKGQWPTLAEEIELAMQSVRQRGYCAAAWQPEVVALAVPLRWEGQPRYALNLSVSTAETVHSVEQELSGALLALAADIEGALAKQGVT; encoded by the coding sequence ATGACGGATCCGCTTGAAGAAAAGCCGGGACGCTCTCCCGCGAATCGGTCGCTGGAGCGCGGCGTGGAGATCCTGCGCGCCTTCCGGCCGGGCTCCGAGCTGCTGGGCAATGCCGAGCTGGCGGACCGCACCGGGCTGTCGCGCTCCACGGTGAGCCGGCTCACGCAGACGCTGGTGGGCACCGGCCTGCTGCACCTGGATGCCCGCCGCCGCGCCTACCGGCTGGCCCCGGCAGTGCTGAGCCTGGCCCACGCCATGCGCTCGGGCTCCACCATCCTGGGCATCGCCGCGCCGAAGATGCGCGCGCTGGCCGAGGCCCGCCGGATCAACATCGGCCTGGCGGCGCCGGATCGAGACGAGATGGTGTACCTGGAGTCGATCCGCTACAACCGGCGCGTCTCCCTGCGCAGCGTGGTGTCGGGGCAGCGCGTGCCGATGGAGCTCACCTCTCTCGGGCGCGCCTACCTGGCCGTCGCGCCCGAGCCCAGGCGCAAGGCATTGCTCGCGCTGTTCAGGAAGCGCCGCAAGGGGCAATGGCCCACGCTGGCCGAGGAGATCGAGCTCGCGATGCAGAGCGTCCGGCAGCGCGGCTACTGCGCCGCCGCCTGGCAGCCCGAGGTGGTGGCACTCGCGGTGCCGCTGCGCTGGGAGGGGCAGCCCCGCTACGCACTCAACCTGAGCGTCTCCACGGCAGAGACGGTGCACAGCGTCGAGCAGGAGCTGTCGGGCGCGCTGCTGGCGCTGGCGGCCGATATCGAGGGCGCGCTGGCCAAGCAAGGCGTGACATGA
- a CDS encoding D-2-hydroxyacid dehydrogenase family protein, translated as MRIAIPDDYQDCVRTLACFAKLAGHEVHIFNDTVKGTDELAARFADADAIVLTRERTRIDAALLERLPRLRLISQTGKLADHVDLAACTARGIVVAEGRGAGASTAELAWALTLASRRHLVDEAHRLRRGLWQGHLGQQLGGQRLGVWSYGRIGRQVAAYGRVFGMKVWVWGREASTQAALADGFECAPSREAFFAESDVISLHVRLNAHTAGIVREEDLDRMKPDALLVNTSRAELIAPGALERALRRGRPGFAAVDVFEEEPLQGTGHPLLGLPNALCTPHIGYVERDNYERYFGIAFDHINQFADGTLVEVVNPEALASARR; from the coding sequence ATGCGCATCGCCATTCCCGACGATTACCAGGACTGTGTCCGCACGCTCGCCTGCTTCGCCAAGCTCGCGGGCCACGAGGTCCACATCTTCAACGACACGGTGAAGGGCACCGACGAACTCGCGGCGCGCTTCGCCGATGCCGATGCCATCGTGCTCACGCGCGAGCGCACGCGCATCGACGCCGCCCTGCTCGAGCGCCTGCCCCGCCTGCGCCTGATCAGCCAGACCGGCAAGCTGGCGGACCACGTGGACCTGGCGGCCTGCACCGCGCGCGGCATCGTGGTGGCCGAGGGCCGCGGCGCCGGCGCCTCGACGGCAGAGCTGGCCTGGGCGCTGACGCTGGCCAGCCGCCGCCACCTGGTCGACGAAGCCCACCGCCTGCGCCGTGGACTCTGGCAGGGGCACCTGGGGCAACAGCTCGGCGGCCAGCGCCTGGGCGTCTGGAGCTACGGCCGCATCGGCCGCCAGGTGGCCGCTTACGGCCGCGTGTTCGGCATGAAGGTCTGGGTCTGGGGCCGCGAGGCCTCGACGCAGGCGGCGCTGGCCGACGGCTTCGAGTGCGCTCCCTCGCGCGAGGCCTTCTTCGCGGAGAGCGACGTGATCAGCCTTCACGTCCGGCTGAACGCGCACACTGCCGGCATCGTGCGCGAGGAAGACCTGGACCGCATGAAGCCCGACGCCCTGCTGGTGAACACCAGCCGCGCCGAGCTGATCGCGCCCGGCGCCCTGGAGCGCGCGCTGCGGCGCGGCCGCCCCGGCTTCGCGGCCGTCGACGTGTTCGAGGAAGAGCCCCTGCAAGGCACCGGCCATCCGCTGCTGGGCCTGCCCAATGCCCTGTGCACGCCGCACATCGGCTATGTGGAGCGCGACAACTACGAGCGCTACTTCGGCATCGCCTTCGATCACATCAACCAGTTCGCCGACGGCACCCTGGTGGAGGTCGTCAATCCGGAAGCGCTGGCATCGGCTCGCCGCTGA
- a CDS encoding Bug family tripartite tricarboxylate transporter substrate binding protein, whose protein sequence is MNPMHLSRRHFNASLGAGLALAALAPAARAQDFPSKPIRIVVPFAAGGPTDLMARAIGKTMATSLGQPVIVDNKPGGGGVIGMSEVVRGPADGYTLVFPSILAVTNPALMANYPFDTLRDFAPLTVVGFIPHAVVVRPEFPAKTLAELVAMGKAKPDSLSYGSSGNGTSAHLGAALFAQRAGIRATHVPYRGAGPAVQDLLGGQIQFMFLDMSSALAQIKAGKLRALAVAPKARFAGLPDVPTVAEQGYPGFDVHGWYGLLLKAGTPAPVMQRVYDEVRRALDTTEVREIFQAQGIEPGGMPPAEFAALVRDDLALWKRTVQQLGITLQ, encoded by the coding sequence ATGAACCCGATGCACCTCTCGCGCCGCCATTTCAACGCCTCGCTGGGCGCGGGCCTTGCGCTCGCAGCACTGGCGCCGGCGGCGCGTGCGCAGGACTTCCCGTCCAAACCGATCCGCATCGTCGTGCCCTTCGCGGCCGGCGGCCCAACGGACCTGATGGCACGCGCCATCGGCAAGACCATGGCGACGAGCCTGGGACAGCCGGTGATCGTCGACAACAAGCCGGGCGGCGGCGGCGTGATCGGCATGAGCGAGGTGGTGCGCGGGCCGGCCGACGGCTACACACTGGTCTTTCCGTCCATCCTCGCGGTCACCAACCCGGCGCTGATGGCCAACTACCCTTTCGACACGCTGCGCGACTTCGCGCCGCTCACGGTGGTGGGCTTCATCCCGCATGCGGTGGTGGTGCGGCCCGAATTCCCGGCCAAGACGCTGGCCGAGCTGGTCGCGATGGGCAAGGCCAAGCCGGACAGCCTGTCCTACGGCTCCTCGGGCAACGGCACCTCGGCGCACCTGGGTGCCGCGCTCTTCGCGCAGCGCGCAGGCATCCGCGCCACCCATGTGCCCTACCGCGGCGCGGGCCCGGCGGTGCAGGACCTGCTCGGCGGGCAGATCCAGTTCATGTTCCTGGACATGAGCTCCGCGCTCGCGCAGATCAAGGCCGGCAAGCTGCGCGCGCTGGCGGTGGCGCCCAAGGCCCGCTTTGCCGGGCTGCCCGACGTGCCGACGGTCGCCGAGCAGGGCTATCCGGGCTTCGACGTGCATGGCTGGTATGGCTTGCTGCTCAAGGCCGGCACGCCGGCGCCGGTGATGCAGCGGGTCTATGACGAGGTGCGGCGGGCGCTCGACACGACCGAGGTGCGAGAGATCTTCCAGGCCCAGGGCATCGAGCCCGGCGGCATGCCGCCGGCCGAGTTCGCCGCGCTGGTGCGGGATGACCTGGCGCTCTGGAAGCGTACGGTGCAGCAACTGGGCATCACACTGCAATAA
- a CDS encoding acetate--CoA ligase family protein yields the protein MSEDNPITRLFKPRSVAVIGASADPTKTAGRPVAYLQRHGFAGAIYPVNPRTAEIAGLKSYPDVPSLPEAPDVGIVLLGAERAHEAVRALAARGTAAAIVLASGYTEVGDEGARRQQQLLEAAGRMRILGPNTIGLVNLTDGITLSATGALEMKGFEAGPIGVVSQSGGILGALLSRAAARGIGLSKLVSTSNEVDLDLADFVDHLADDEATSVIALYMEGLRHPDKFRAAALKAARNGKPVVVFKVGRSEAGAIAAVSHTGALAGADRMYDALFRELGVIRAQTFADLLDIPAALATRRAPRGRRVAVLTSTGGAGTLVADSLGSAGFETPAPDAQTAAALRALQSGEQAVLDRNPIDVTLAGLQPQLLRGAIRALLASPSYDAAVVIVGSSGLAMPQLMADAIHDSLPGSDKPLLVYVSPHAPAIASQLNQRGVPAFMAPESCTSALAAMHAHAGWTSPAAAPAHQALPEIGDLPGGSLDEQQAKQLFARFGVPCAREIVVADAQQAQQAARELGGATVLKILSSEITHKSDVGGVAVDVPAEQIGPRLERMALEVETHTGVRPQRFLVQQRVSGGVELILGLHRDPLGSAVLLGMGGVTAELLKDTALRMLPPGGLTREQALALVHELKTWPLLDGFRGRPVCDVEALVSAIVAFSQMAAALGERLVEAEINPLFVLPQGQGVVAADGVAVLAA from the coding sequence ATGAGCGAAGACAACCCGATCACCCGCCTGTTCAAGCCACGCAGCGTCGCGGTGATCGGCGCCTCGGCCGACCCGACCAAGACCGCGGGCCGTCCGGTCGCCTACCTGCAGCGCCACGGCTTTGCAGGCGCCATCTATCCGGTCAACCCGCGCACTGCCGAGATCGCCGGGCTGAAGAGCTACCCCGACGTGCCGTCGCTGCCGGAGGCGCCCGACGTGGGCATCGTGCTGCTCGGCGCCGAGCGCGCGCACGAGGCCGTGCGTGCGCTGGCCGCACGCGGCACTGCCGCCGCGATCGTACTGGCCAGCGGCTACACCGAGGTCGGCGACGAAGGCGCGCGGCGGCAGCAGCAGTTGCTGGAGGCCGCGGGCCGCATGCGCATCCTCGGCCCCAACACCATCGGCCTGGTCAACCTGACCGACGGCATCACCCTCTCGGCCACCGGCGCGCTCGAAATGAAAGGCTTCGAGGCCGGGCCCATCGGCGTGGTGTCGCAAAGCGGCGGCATCCTGGGCGCCCTGCTCTCGCGGGCTGCGGCGCGCGGCATCGGTCTGTCGAAACTCGTCTCCACCAGCAACGAGGTGGACCTCGACCTGGCCGATTTCGTGGACCATCTGGCGGACGACGAAGCCACCTCCGTCATCGCGCTCTACATGGAGGGGCTGCGTCACCCGGACAAATTCCGGGCGGCGGCGCTGAAGGCGGCGCGCAACGGCAAGCCGGTCGTCGTGTTCAAGGTCGGCCGCTCCGAGGCAGGGGCGATCGCAGCGGTGTCGCACACCGGCGCGCTCGCGGGCGCCGACCGCATGTACGACGCGCTGTTCCGCGAGCTGGGCGTGATCCGCGCCCAGACCTTTGCAGACCTGCTCGACATCCCGGCCGCGCTCGCGACCCGTCGCGCGCCGCGCGGGCGGCGTGTTGCGGTGCTGACCTCCACCGGCGGCGCCGGCACGCTGGTGGCCGACAGCCTCGGCAGCGCGGGCTTCGAGACGCCGGCACCCGATGCGCAGACGGCGGCGGCCCTGCGCGCGCTGCAGTCCGGCGAGCAGGCCGTGCTGGACCGCAACCCGATCGACGTCACGCTCGCCGGCCTGCAGCCGCAACTGCTGCGCGGTGCGATCCGCGCGCTGCTCGCCAGCCCCTCCTACGACGCGGCGGTCGTGATCGTCGGCTCCTCCGGCCTTGCGATGCCGCAGCTGATGGCAGATGCCATCCACGACAGCCTGCCCGGCAGCGACAAGCCCCTGCTGGTCTACGTGAGCCCGCACGCGCCGGCCATCGCGAGCCAGCTGAACCAGCGCGGCGTGCCGGCCTTCATGGCACCTGAAAGCTGCACCAGCGCCTTGGCCGCGATGCATGCGCATGCCGGCTGGACGTCCCCGGCCGCCGCGCCTGCGCATCAAGCCTTGCCGGAGATTGGCGACCTGCCCGGCGGATCGCTGGACGAGCAGCAGGCCAAGCAGCTCTTCGCGCGCTTCGGTGTGCCCTGCGCGCGCGAAATCGTGGTCGCCGACGCGCAGCAGGCGCAGCAGGCCGCGCGCGAACTGGGCGGCGCGACGGTGCTGAAGATCCTTTCCAGCGAGATCACGCACAAGAGCGACGTGGGCGGCGTGGCCGTCGATGTGCCCGCCGAGCAGATCGGGCCCCGCCTCGAGCGCATGGCTCTCGAGGTCGAGACGCACACCGGCGTGCGGCCGCAACGCTTCCTGGTGCAGCAGAGGGTGAGCGGCGGCGTGGAGCTGATCCTGGGCCTGCACCGCGATCCGCTGGGCAGCGCCGTGCTGCTGGGCATGGGCGGCGTGACGGCCGAACTGCTGAAGGACACCGCGCTTCGCATGCTGCCGCCCGGCGGCCTCACGCGCGAGCAGGCGTTGGCGCTGGTGCACGAGCTCAAGACCTGGCCGCTGCTCGACGGCTTTCGCGGAAGGCCGGTGTGCGACGTCGAAGCCCTGGTCTCGGCCATCGTGGCCTTCTCGCAGATGGCGGCGGCACTCGGCGAGCGGCTGGTGGAAGCGGAGATCAATCCGCTCTTCGTGCTGCCGCAAGGCCAGGGCGTCGTCGCCGCGGACGGCGTGGCCGTGCTCGCAGCCTGA
- a CDS encoding enoyl-CoA hydratase/isomerase family protein, protein MTTRSQIRLDVEAGIATLTLDRPEKRNAISDAMRTELIAALEQVAADAAIRALVLTGTGKGFCAGGDVSGMQRRMEAPAGAIGFNGWTRQQRVHHSVDLLHTMPKPVIAAVNGSANGLGADMALACDFVMASEEASFAWSYIKRGLIPDGGGMYFLPRRVGLSRAKQLIFTGRKVEAAEALQLGIADRVCGADALLRQAQAWARELSQGSAAALALGKSIIDRSFELPAEQVFAQGSQAQGICYTTQEHRDAVLAFLNAGKEKSA, encoded by the coding sequence ATGACCACCCGTTCCCAGATCCGGCTCGACGTCGAGGCCGGCATTGCCACCCTGACCCTCGATCGCCCCGAGAAGCGCAACGCGATCAGCGACGCCATGCGCACCGAACTGATCGCGGCGCTGGAGCAGGTCGCGGCCGACGCGGCCATCCGTGCCCTGGTGCTGACCGGCACCGGCAAAGGCTTCTGTGCCGGAGGCGACGTGAGCGGCATGCAGCGGCGCATGGAAGCGCCCGCCGGCGCGATCGGCTTCAACGGCTGGACGCGCCAGCAGCGCGTGCACCATTCGGTCGACCTGCTGCACACGATGCCGAAGCCGGTGATCGCGGCAGTGAACGGTTCGGCCAACGGCCTGGGCGCCGACATGGCACTGGCCTGCGATTTCGTGATGGCCTCGGAGGAAGCCAGCTTCGCGTGGAGCTACATCAAGCGCGGCCTGATTCCGGATGGCGGCGGCATGTACTTCCTGCCGCGGCGCGTCGGGCTGTCGCGGGCCAAGCAGTTGATCTTCACCGGGCGCAAGGTCGAAGCCGCGGAGGCGCTGCAGCTGGGCATCGCCGACCGCGTCTGCGGCGCCGACGCGCTGCTGCGCCAGGCGCAGGCCTGGGCGCGCGAGCTCTCGCAGGGCTCGGCGGCGGCACTGGCGCTGGGCAAGTCCATCATCGACCGCAGCTTCGAGCTGCCGGCCGAGCAGGTCTTTGCACAGGGAAGCCAGGCACAGGGCATCTGCTACACCACGCAGGAGCACCGGGACGCGGTGCTGGCCTTTCTGAATGCAGGCAAGGAGAAGTCGGCATGA
- a CDS encoding tripartite tricarboxylate transporter substrate binding protein produces the protein MPVPHPLPVLNRRRFHQLSAAAALLTLGAAPVPASAAFPDKPLRIVVPFAPGGGTDAITRSLAIGMAQALGQPVIVDNKPGGGTIIGSDAVAKSAPDGYTLVMATFAHAVNPALQPKLPYDTDKAFAPVALVGVSPNVLVVRADQPYKSVADLIAAAKAKPGKLTFASQGNGTSAHLAGELFKSLAKVDITHVPYRGAGPAMTDLLGGQVDMMFATAAAARPFVSAGKMRALAVTTAQRSPAYAGVPTLAEAGVAGYAAESWYGLYAAAGTPKDVIARLNDAVRQATKAEPFVKQTQSEGLAVNVSTPEGLERYVRAEEVRWRKVVKDGNITTD, from the coding sequence ATGCCTGTACCCCATCCACTGCCTGTCCTGAACCGCCGGCGTTTTCACCAGCTCTCCGCGGCGGCAGCGCTGCTCACGCTGGGAGCCGCCCCCGTCCCTGCCTCCGCGGCCTTCCCCGACAAGCCACTGCGCATCGTCGTCCCCTTCGCGCCGGGAGGCGGCACCGATGCCATCACACGCTCGCTGGCCATCGGGATGGCGCAGGCCTTGGGCCAGCCGGTGATCGTCGACAACAAGCCGGGCGGCGGCACCATCATCGGCAGCGACGCCGTCGCCAAGAGCGCGCCCGACGGCTACACGCTGGTGATGGCCACCTTCGCGCATGCGGTCAATCCGGCGCTGCAGCCGAAGCTGCCCTACGACACCGACAAGGCCTTCGCACCGGTCGCGTTGGTCGGCGTTTCGCCCAACGTGCTGGTGGTTCGCGCCGATCAGCCCTACAAGAGCGTCGCCGATCTCATCGCTGCGGCCAAGGCCAAGCCCGGCAAGCTGACCTTCGCCTCGCAGGGCAACGGCACCTCGGCGCATCTCGCGGGCGAGCTCTTCAAGAGCCTCGCCAAGGTGGACATCACGCACGTACCGTACCGCGGCGCCGGGCCTGCGATGACCGACTTGCTGGGCGGCCAGGTGGACATGATGTTCGCCACGGCGGCGGCGGCGCGCCCCTTCGTCAGCGCGGGAAAGATGCGCGCGCTCGCGGTCACCACGGCGCAGCGCTCGCCGGCCTATGCGGGAGTACCGACGCTGGCCGAGGCCGGCGTGGCGGGCTATGCGGCCGAGAGCTGGTACGGACTCTATGCCGCCGCCGGCACACCCAAGGACGTGATCGCCCGCCTCAACGACGCCGTGCGCCAGGCCACGAAAGCCGAGCCCTTCGTGAAGCAGACGCAGTCGGAGGGCCTGGCGGTCAACGTCAGCACGCCGGAAGGGCTGGAGCGCTATGTGCGTGCCGAAGAGGTGCGCTGGCGCAAGGTCGTCAAGGACGGAAACATCACCACCGATTGA